The following are encoded together in the Rhizobium sp. SSA_523 genome:
- a CDS encoding ATP-binding cassette domain-containing protein — MDSNKTALISVRDLIKSFGATKVLRGVNFTVLPGQIHALLGGNGAGKSTMIRIITGGVRKDDGDVVHASPRGGIPKIAVVHQELALLPDLSIAENIALVHAASPAALVRNRSQAALAHEALCLIDPHLAHHALHRKASQLSMHEGQIVEIARALSTGAEVLLLDEPTANLTAGETGRLFAVLRRLVAEKNIGIVFVSHRMKEIRQLCDVCTIIRDGMTVVNALPLTELSDNEIIRQMGQPTESSVERDKRVLDQKGGGVVLRGPETSVPVLKGQILGLAGAPAGPSQLLALLNGTATNPDWEVDAEDWPKRPTSPRQAVQLGIGYVSGNRRLKGVLSQLPIVDNVLASRRVREGRYLVRASERDECLDLVKALKLKAGSIWDLPSSLSGGNQQKLLVARWLGMPLKMVVFEEPTRGVDVGTKREIYELIRNMAGQGTIVVWWSTENVELLELCDEILAFDTEGRAKGLLPQDQFNEDALADLTGMAA; from the coding sequence ATGGACAGCAATAAGACGGCGCTGATCTCGGTTAGAGATTTGATAAAAAGCTTCGGAGCCACCAAAGTGCTCCGCGGCGTCAACTTCACCGTACTTCCGGGCCAAATTCACGCCCTTCTGGGCGGTAACGGTGCCGGCAAGAGCACGATGATCCGGATCATCACGGGTGGCGTGCGCAAGGACGACGGAGACGTCGTGCACGCATCCCCGCGGGGTGGCATTCCGAAGATTGCGGTCGTTCATCAGGAACTTGCCCTTCTTCCCGACCTGAGCATCGCCGAGAACATCGCGCTCGTCCACGCCGCATCGCCTGCAGCCCTGGTGCGCAACCGGTCGCAAGCTGCCCTAGCGCATGAGGCCCTTTGCCTGATCGACCCCCATCTCGCCCATCACGCCTTGCATCGCAAGGCGTCACAACTTTCGATGCACGAGGGCCAGATCGTGGAAATCGCACGGGCTCTCTCCACGGGTGCTGAAGTCCTGCTGCTTGACGAACCCACGGCCAACCTCACGGCCGGCGAGACTGGGAGGTTGTTCGCTGTCCTGCGGCGCCTTGTCGCCGAAAAGAACATCGGCATCGTCTTCGTGTCGCATCGCATGAAAGAGATCCGGCAGCTTTGTGATGTGTGCACGATCATTCGCGACGGCATGACCGTCGTCAATGCTTTGCCGCTGACCGAATTGAGTGACAACGAGATCATCCGTCAGATGGGGCAGCCGACAGAGAGCAGCGTCGAGCGCGACAAGCGTGTGCTCGACCAGAAGGGAGGCGGTGTCGTCTTGCGCGGCCCCGAGACCTCCGTCCCAGTCTTAAAGGGCCAAATCCTCGGCCTTGCCGGTGCACCTGCGGGGCCGTCGCAGCTGCTTGCGCTGTTGAACGGCACGGCCACCAATCCGGATTGGGAGGTCGACGCGGAGGATTGGCCGAAGCGACCCACATCGCCGCGTCAGGCGGTGCAACTGGGGATCGGCTACGTGTCCGGTAACCGGCGTCTCAAGGGCGTGCTATCCCAACTGCCGATCGTCGACAATGTACTCGCATCCCGGCGAGTGCGCGAAGGACGCTATCTTGTCCGGGCCTCCGAGCGGGACGAGTGCCTCGATCTCGTCAAGGCGCTGAAGCTCAAGGCGGGCTCGATCTGGGATCTGCCGTCGTCGCTCTCCGGCGGCAATCAGCAGAAGCTGCTCGTCGCACGCTGGCTCGGTATGCCTCTGAAAATGGTTGTTTTCGAAGAACCAACCCGGGGCGTCGACGTCGGCACCAAACGCGAAATCTACGAGCTCATCCGCAACATGGCCGGGCAGGGTACCATCGTCGTGTGGTGGTCGACCGAAAATGTCGAGCTTCTCGAGCTCTGCGACGAAATCCTCGCCTTCGACACGGAAGGCCGCGCAAAAGGGCTGCTCCCTCAGGATCAGTTCAACGAAGACGCACTGGCTGACCTGACGGGAATGGCCGCATGA
- a CDS encoding zinc-dependent alcohol dehydrogenase family protein, with the protein MSKFIQFSQTGEPEVLQFVNGTPASPNDDEVLISVKAIGLDRADAMFRRGKYIFEPILPAQLGTEAAGIVLALGRDVTHVSVGDRVNLVPSFPMGANGIYGEEIIVPGHAVVTQPPGLSFEEAASIWVMFLTAYGPLIEGARIQPGDHVIISAASSSVGMAAIQLAKMVGAIPIALTRTKEKKQRLLDAGAEHVVIYSEVDLTAEILRITGGRGARIAFDAVGGELLPRLIKAVPRGVIYLYGALGRETGTIPVLEALMHRATIKAWVIADLLADDTRKRKAIKYVTDALRRKDITPVIDSVFTFEDMVAAHRCLESGQHFGKVIVTVGGAREG; encoded by the coding sequence ATGTCAAAGTTCATACAGTTCTCGCAGACAGGTGAGCCTGAGGTACTTCAATTCGTCAACGGCACTCCTGCTTCCCCCAACGATGATGAGGTGCTCATCTCTGTGAAAGCTATTGGTCTCGACCGTGCCGATGCAATGTTCCGGCGTGGGAAATACATCTTTGAGCCGATCCTTCCCGCACAGCTAGGGACCGAGGCGGCCGGTATCGTTCTCGCTTTGGGCCGCGATGTAACCCACGTCTCCGTTGGAGACAGGGTGAACCTCGTTCCCTCTTTTCCGATGGGCGCAAACGGCATCTATGGCGAAGAGATCATTGTACCAGGTCATGCCGTGGTCACGCAGCCTCCAGGGCTGAGTTTCGAGGAAGCTGCATCGATCTGGGTTATGTTCCTAACCGCTTACGGGCCCCTGATCGAGGGCGCGCGCATCCAGCCCGGTGATCATGTTATCATCTCAGCCGCCTCGAGCAGTGTCGGTATGGCTGCCATCCAGCTTGCGAAAATGGTTGGGGCAATCCCGATCGCTTTGACCCGCACCAAGGAGAAAAAGCAAAGGTTGCTAGATGCCGGAGCGGAGCATGTCGTCATCTACTCCGAAGTCGACCTGACTGCCGAAATTTTGAGAATCACCGGGGGTAGGGGTGCCCGCATTGCATTCGATGCAGTCGGCGGCGAGCTTCTGCCGAGGTTGATTAAGGCCGTGCCGAGGGGCGTGATCTACCTGTATGGCGCCTTAGGCCGGGAAACCGGCACAATCCCGGTTCTTGAAGCTCTGATGCACCGGGCCACTATCAAAGCATGGGTCATCGCCGACCTTTTGGCGGATGATACTCGTAAGCGCAAAGCAATCAAATATGTGACGGATGCCCTTCGTCGAAAAGACATTACGCCAGTAATCGACAGCGTGTTCACCTTCGAAGACATGGTGGCAGCTCACCGATGCCTCGAATCCGGCCAGCACTTTGGAAAGGTCATTGTGACAGTGGGGGGTGCCCGCGAGGGATAA
- a CDS encoding SDR family NAD(P)-dependent oxidoreductase, whose amino-acid sequence MSKLNGKVAVITGGSSGIGFATAQRFVDEGAYVFITGRRLAELEKAKSAIGRNISVVQGDVANLEELDKVFAQVKAEKGIVDILVASAGVVEHAPVDTASPEHFDRTFGINARGAFFTVQKALPLMTRGGSIVLVSSGLHLKGFPSHSTYSASKAAVRSFARTFAAELKDRGIRVNSLSPGAIDTPIIESQFKTMEEADGARSTYAQITPLGRLGRAEEMAAAALFLASNESSFSTGTDLVADGGITQL is encoded by the coding sequence TTGTCCAAACTCAATGGGAAGGTAGCCGTCATTACAGGTGGTAGCAGCGGGATTGGGTTCGCGACCGCTCAGCGTTTCGTCGATGAAGGAGCTTATGTCTTCATCACTGGCCGCCGCCTCGCCGAACTCGAAAAAGCCAAATCGGCGATAGGTCGTAACATCTCGGTCGTTCAGGGCGATGTCGCCAACCTCGAGGAACTCGACAAGGTATTCGCACAAGTGAAGGCAGAAAAGGGGATCGTCGATATTCTCGTAGCCAGCGCTGGCGTCGTCGAACATGCACCAGTCGACACTGCATCCCCAGAACATTTCGACAGAACGTTCGGCATCAACGCACGCGGCGCATTCTTCACCGTTCAAAAAGCCCTACCGCTGATGACCCGGGGCGGCTCAATCGTTTTGGTATCGTCCGGATTGCATTTGAAGGGCTTTCCTTCTCATTCGACCTATTCGGCGAGCAAGGCAGCGGTACGCTCATTCGCGCGCACCTTTGCAGCAGAGCTGAAGGATCGTGGCATCCGTGTGAACTCGCTTTCGCCCGGTGCTATCGATACTCCCATTATTGAAAGCCAGTTCAAGACTATGGAAGAGGCCGATGGCGCGCGTTCGACCTACGCGCAGATCACCCCCCTCGGCCGCCTTGGAAGAGCCGAAGAGATGGCAGCGGCAGCTCTGTTCCTGGCATCCAACGAAAGTAGTTTTTCGACCGGCACAGATCTCGTTGCCGACGGTGGAATTACTCAGCTCTGA
- a CDS encoding LysR family transcriptional regulator: MNLITSMRYFVRVYEMGSFSGAAKLLDVGQSAVSKVVAQLEKELGVPLLVRSTRQLTPTEQGRVFYEHATKVLEDVEAAVASVGSMSQSFSGQIRIGGTLTFMSQYIIPKLPLFLNEHPAIDISVHLDDRNVGLIEQGIDLALRMGQLDDSGYVAKRIGRCRRIVVGTPAYLAKHAAPHKPEDLTDHSMVVFSQGEGGERFTFKGLRGSKSISVRPRLRINAMEGIRSAVLAGAGLSVATEWMFEAELESGAVLKVLDNWVLPDLDLWAVMPGGRRISPKIRAFVDFIEVQSSPILQLGISASWTPFRPGRKPSVTSMSAWIRSSTASASPSDSDTQLSIAVIRDVRTRVVRVKPRVPGGRTE, encoded by the coding sequence ATGAATCTCATAACGTCCATGCGCTATTTCGTCCGCGTGTACGAGATGGGGTCCTTCAGCGGCGCTGCAAAGCTGTTGGACGTGGGGCAATCGGCGGTCTCGAAAGTTGTCGCACAACTCGAGAAGGAACTCGGCGTGCCTCTCTTGGTGCGTTCTACCAGGCAACTCACTCCGACCGAGCAGGGTCGGGTTTTTTACGAACATGCGACCAAGGTTTTAGAAGATGTCGAGGCCGCAGTAGCTTCGGTCGGGAGCATGTCGCAAAGCTTCTCAGGCCAGATTCGCATAGGCGGAACACTGACGTTTATGTCCCAGTATATTATTCCGAAGCTGCCGCTATTTCTCAATGAACATCCCGCCATTGATATCTCGGTTCATCTCGACGACAGAAATGTTGGCTTGATCGAGCAAGGAATCGATCTCGCTCTACGGATGGGCCAGCTTGACGACTCCGGTTATGTTGCCAAACGCATTGGCCGTTGTCGACGCATTGTCGTCGGCACTCCGGCCTATCTCGCCAAACACGCAGCACCACATAAGCCAGAAGATCTGACCGATCATTCCATGGTCGTTTTTTCGCAAGGCGAGGGCGGCGAACGCTTCACGTTTAAGGGTCTAAGAGGAAGCAAATCTATCTCGGTCAGGCCAAGGTTGCGTATCAACGCAATGGAAGGCATCCGATCTGCTGTTCTGGCAGGTGCTGGATTATCGGTAGCAACGGAGTGGATGTTCGAAGCCGAACTGGAAAGTGGAGCCGTGCTAAAAGTTCTCGATAACTGGGTACTGCCTGATCTTGATTTGTGGGCAGTAATGCCTGGAGGAAGACGCATCAGCCCTAAAATCCGGGCTTTCGTCGACTTCATCGAAGTGCAGAGTTCCCCAATCTTACAGCTTGGCATCAGCGCCTCCTGGACACCGTTCCGGCCTGGGCGGAAACCAAGCGTGACCTCGATGAGCGCATGGATACGTTCCTCAACAGCATCGGCGTCACCCTCTGATAGCGACACGCAATTGAGCATCGCTGTCATTCGTGACGTTCGAACCCGCGTTGTAAGGGTAAAGCCGCGCGTCCCCGGCGGGCGAACCGAATAA